From Pleurocapsa sp. PCC 7319:
GTATAAAAATCCTGGAAAAAAGGTCGTTTTGACAATAAATATAATTACTTAATAGAAAAAGTAAAATGCTCCCAAAAGGGAGTATGATAAAAAGATTTACTAAGATTCATTTATTGTTGATATACTCCTAAATGAAAGAAGTTAATATTTTATTTACCAGCTCAGGAAGAAGAGTTGAGTTAATCAAATCTTTTAAGCAATCACTGCATAATCTAAATCTTAAAGGCAAAATTATTATTGCTGATTGCAATCATTATATTTCTACTGCTGTGATTGCAGACTGTTATGAAACAGTACCCCGCGTCAATGACAGCAACTACATTAGTCGCCTCAAAGAAATCTGCCAGAAACACAAGATCAAATTATTAATACCTTTAATTGATAATGAACTATTAAAATTATCTCTTCATCGTCAAAGTTTTGCTAAATTGGGAGTGAAGATTCTGGTTTCTGCACCAGAAACCAATGAAATTTGTTTTGATAAACAAAAAACTGCTACTTTTTTCCAACAGGTTGGGGTAAGAACACCAGCAGTTCTTGATTCAGAAACAATTTTAGCTAATCCTCAATATCAGTATCCTGTTTTAATCAAACCAGCTAATGGCAGTTCTAGTGTGGGAGTAACGATTATTAATAATGCCAAAGAATTAGCATTTTTTAAAGACTATATTCCCAATGCGATCGTCCAAGAATTACTTACAGGTCAGGAGTATACTCTGGATGTTTTAATCGATTTTACAGGTCAAGTTAGATGTATTGTTCCCCGTCTGAGGATAGCAACTAGAGCGGGGGAAATTAGTAAGGGAATTACAGTCAAAAACCGAGATATTATAGCAGCAGGGAAACGAATTGCTGAGGCTTTACCTGGTGCGATCGGCTGTCTGAATATTCAATGTTTTCAACTACCTAATAATGAGATTATTTTTATTGAAATCAACCCTCGTTTTGGTGGCGGTATTCCTCTTTCAATAAAAGCTGGTGCTAATTATCCTCAATGGATTTTAAAAATGCTTCTCAAGCAAGATTTATCCGTAGCCATTGATGACTGGCAAGAGGGAGTAATGATGCTACGCCACGATGAATCTTTTTTTATTCAATCAAAACTAATTGATATAAATAGAGAGAAGTTAGCTGAAATTAGTTGATACTATACAATCCAAATTCACGACGAATACCATTCGTTATTAATATAGGTCGATATTTCATGACTTTTCTAATTAAAAACAGGAGGCGGTTTTCTCGCTTCTTAAGCTGTTTAGTTTTGGTGACAGTCATAAACTGATTTTCACCATTTTTTATATTGTAAATTGCTCCAATAAATGGTAACTCTTTCAGTACAATTCCATCCTTTAATAAATGATTGTGATGGTTGTAATAATCTTCAACAGGAAATAGTAGATGAGATAAACTGAATTTAATTATTATTGATGTTCCACAGGATTGATTGAAGTTTTTAGTATTTAAATATATCAATTTACTCCCTTCTTCATGAACATAACCTTTTTTTAAATACCATCCATCACATTGAGGATGATTATTTGCTAGTTCTACCAAATACTTATTAACACAATCATCCGCATCAACTACCATAATATGAGACGGCTGGAATTTTGCAGCATAGCTCAGTCCAACTAAAATTTTTTTTGCTTTATCTGTATCTCCAATACCTCTAACTTCTCCAAAAGAGGCATTATCCAAGTTAGGAGCGGGAAAATCAACCTGAATATAGGTGACTTGTGGAAGATCGACCTCAAGCTCTGGTTTTTCGTGACAAACTACAATTACTTTAAAATCAGGAGCAGTTTGATTGCATACCGATTTAAGACATCTTTCAAATAATTTTGATAACCGACTCCAAGATTTAGAAACTTGCTGACTCTTTAGTGGAATAATAAAAACAAGCATTTTTTGTAAATAAATCGAATAATATAGCTGAAATCAATCACAATAAGCCCAACAAAACTAACCAATCTCAGTTTTCTTATTTTTCTGAAAAGAGACTTGTAAGTTTACTACTCGAAGATAAGATGCGATGTATGACAACAGCGCATAGACAAAAACTACAATACCAAACATTTCTAGAGATTCTTCAATTGTAGTAATTAGCGCGTACATGGGATTTTCTTCGCCATATGCTTCAGAATGATATCCACCAATCATTTCCATGCCAATTGCACCACCAACATAGATGGTTCCTGCAATAATAAATAAATTTCTGGTTCTTCGAGGTAGCGATTGAATAAACTTCCAGAATATTAATAAAAAAAGCATTACTAAAATAGAACCAGGAACTACCCAAGTGAAATACAGGAATCCCCCTGCATTTAACACGGGTCTAAGGGCACTCAAAATTTCGTGAATACTACACATTTCGTCAACTGCAAGGTATAAAAAAATTAAGGATAAAGCCCTCCAGTAGCCTGTGTAGCGGGAATCAATTACTTTTTTCAGATAGCTAATTATGGCTAGTAGTATCGAGCAAAATGCTAAAGCCAAGCTAGAGTATAAAGTCGGAATATTTATTTCTTCATCTAAGCGAAATAGCCTACCAGAGTAATTTGCTGATGAAGATTGGTTTAAAAAGAACGCACCAAACTGAGCTAGAGAACTAACAATAATTAGACAGGTAACAATTATTAGTAGTAAGCGACATACTTTCTGAGGAGATAGATCTAAAGTAGGCAAGCTTAAGGTTTTAGTAAGTCGATCTGAAGTTACTGAGAAACTATTCGATGTTTCAATCTTCAGTTCATTAGATAAATTATGTTGACGATTTTGAATTTGTTCTGGTTCGAAAATATTTTTAATGAAATAATCGAGAGTTTTTTGTTTAATATCACCTTGGCGAACTAAAATATCACCGATTCTTTCTTCAGTTTTTTCTTGTTCTTCTAGAGCCTGTAATAAGCGATCTTGAGACACTAAACCAGATTCGACTAAATAGCTACCTATAGGTTTATGATTACATCTATGATGTTGTAAATTATTTATTTTTGACATTTATTACAGTTATCGTAGGATCAAATATTAAATCAAGGCTAATTTTAGTACGAGTGGTTCATGAAATCAACTTAATTTTTAAAGCCGAATATTTTTGAGTTGGACAAACTTTTAATATTAATCTAATTAATACAAATTATTGAGCGCTGGTCAGTAGAAATAATTATTCTCACAAATATATGCAACAACAGCTTATTAAAAAGCTATCTCAAAATAGCTCACAACCACAATTACAGTGGCTAAAATTAATAGGAATTACTTTATTGACAATAGGCATTCTTTTTCGCTTCGTTAATCTAGAGCAAAGATTATATTGGCATGATGAAGTTATCAATTCTTTTGGTGTCGCTGGATATACAGTATCTGAAGCTGCTCAAGAATTATCTCAACAAGAACAAATTAATATCGGCGATCTTCAAAAATATCAATATCCCAACCAAGAAAAAAGTTTTTGGGCTCCTATTATTGTGTTGGCAAATAATGAACCTCAAAATCCACCTTTATATTATTTAGTCTCATGGTTTTGGTTAAAAATATTTGGGAATTCAATTACAGTTGCCCGTAGCTTATCGGCTATTATTAGTCTATTTATATTTCCCTGTATTTACTGGTTGTGTCGAGAATTATTCAAATCATCTGCTGTGGGGTGGACGGCAATAATATTAATTGCTATTTCACCTTTTCATCTGATCTATGCTCAAGAAGCTAGACCCTATAGTTTATGGTCAGTAATGGTTTTGCTTTCCAGCATTTTTTTACTCAGAGCAATTAGAACAAAAAACAATTGTAATTGGGCAATTTATTCTCTTACCTTAACTTTAAGCCTATATACTTTTCCCTTTACTCTGTTTGTAGCTATCGGTCATGGGATTTATTTTCTAGGTGTAACAGGATTCAAAAAGTACAAAAACTATTTTCAATATATAACGGCTAGTTTTCTAAGCATTATTTTATTTTCTCCGTGGTTATTTTTTACTAAGCTTAATGCTCATAAAATTAGCGATTGGCGTAGAGATGAAGTTTCCTTATTATCATTATTCCAATCTTGGATTGGTAATCTTAGTCGTATTTTTTTTGATTTTAATTTAGACTCTTCTGCTCCAGCAATTTACCTTATTCCTCCAACAATAATCTTATTGTTGCTTACTATATATGCTGTTTATTATTTATGCTGTAATACTTCGCCCTCTGTTTGGCTATTTGTTGTTACTTTAATTAGTATTACTGCGATCGCCTTAGCATTGCCCGATTTAATTTCTGGAGGACAAAGATCGCGAGTAGCTCGTTATTTAACTCCTTGTTTTTTAGGAATAGAGTTGGCTGTTGCTTACTATTTAGCTACAGAATTTTTCTCCAGTAAAATTTGGCGGCAGTTGGTTAGTAAAACCTTATTGGTATTATTGATTTTCTCTGGTATTCTGTCTTGTTCAGTATTTTTACAAGCTAACTATTGGTGGCATAAGTCTTGGACC
This genomic window contains:
- a CDS encoding glycosyltransferase family A protein, which translates into the protein MLVFIIPLKSQQVSKSWSRLSKLFERCLKSVCNQTAPDFKVIVVCHEKPELEVDLPQVTYIQVDFPAPNLDNASFGEVRGIGDTDKAKKILVGLSYAAKFQPSHIMVVDADDCVNKYLVELANNHPQCDGWYLKKGYVHEEGSKLIYLNTKNFNQSCGTSIIIKFSLSHLLFPVEDYYNHHNHLLKDGIVLKELPFIGAIYNIKNGENQFMTVTKTKQLKKRENRLLFLIRKVMKYRPILITNGIRREFGLYSIN
- a CDS encoding glycosyltransferase family 39 protein, with the protein product MQQQLIKKLSQNSSQPQLQWLKLIGITLLTIGILFRFVNLEQRLYWHDEVINSFGVAGYTVSEAAQELSQQEQINIGDLQKYQYPNQEKSFWAPIIVLANNEPQNPPLYYLVSWFWLKIFGNSITVARSLSAIISLFIFPCIYWLCRELFKSSAVGWTAIILIAISPFHLIYAQEARPYSLWSVMVLLSSIFLLRAIRTKNNCNWAIYSLTLTLSLYTFPFTLFVAIGHGIYFLGVTGFKKYKNYFQYITASFLSIILFSPWLFFTKLNAHKISDWRRDEVSLLSLFQSWIGNLSRIFFDFNLDSSAPAIYLIPPTIILLLLTIYAVYYLCCNTSPSVWLFVVTLISITAIALALPDLISGGQRSRVARYLTPCFLGIELAVAYYLATEFFSSKIWRQLVSKTLLVLLIFSGILSCSVFLQANYWWHKSWTKLNNYDNLSQISTVVNQSPDSLIIAPDINKFNEDAFFELLSFTHLIDPQVRLQFGFNSKTLSAIDSGDRIFIYNPLVDTKNSFASVPLNQLKPISKNFAELRKN
- a CDS encoding ATP-grasp domain-containing protein — encoded protein: MKEVNILFTSSGRRVELIKSFKQSLHNLNLKGKIIIADCNHYISTAVIADCYETVPRVNDSNYISRLKEICQKHKIKLLIPLIDNELLKLSLHRQSFAKLGVKILVSAPETNEICFDKQKTATFFQQVGVRTPAVLDSETILANPQYQYPVLIKPANGSSSVGVTIINNAKELAFFKDYIPNAIVQELLTGQEYTLDVLIDFTGQVRCIVPRLRIATRAGEISKGITVKNRDIIAAGKRIAEALPGAIGCLNIQCFQLPNNEIIFIEINPRFGGGIPLSIKAGANYPQWILKMLLKQDLSVAIDDWQEGVMMLRHDESFFIQSKLIDINREKLAEIS